A genomic window from Lotus japonicus ecotype B-129 chromosome 1, LjGifu_v1.2 includes:
- the LOC130730465 gene encoding probable indole-3-pyruvate monooxygenase YUCCA9 has product MENFFRLVDHEDLFSRRCIWVNGPVIVGAGPSGLATAACLREQGVPFMVLERADCIASLWQRRTYDRLKLHLPKQFCQLPMLPFPEEFPEYPTKKQFIEYLESYAKKFEINPQFNSPVQSARYEETSGLWRVKTAEVEYICRWLVVATGENAECVMPEIEGLGEFKGDVMHAAEYKSGESFRGKKVLVVGCGNSGMEVSLDLANHHASPSMVVRSSVHVLPREIFGKSTFELAVMMLQWLPLWLVDKLLLILTWFVLGNTNRLGLKRPSQGPLELKNTMGKTPVLDIGALEKIRSGDINVVPGIKRFNKHEVELVNGEKLDIDAVVLATGYRSNVPSWLQEGEFFSKNGYPKMPFPHGWKGKAGLYAVGFTKRGLSGASSDAMKISQDIGQVWKEETKQKKQNNNRAYHRRCISQF; this is encoded by the exons ATGGAGAACTTTTTTCGCCTAGTTGATCATGAGGATTTATTCTCACGCCGTTGCATTTGGGTCAATGGCCCTGTGATTGTAGGTGCAGGCCCTTCAGGGCTAGCCACAGCAGCATGCCTTAGAGAACAAGGGGTACCCTTCATGGTTCTCGAAAGAGCAGATTGCATAGCTTCTCTCTGGCAAAGACGCACCTATGACAGGCTAAAGCTTCATCTCCCAAAGCAATTCTGCCAACTCCCTATGCTTCCATTCCCTGAAGAATTCCCTGAATATCCAACAAAGAAACAGTTCATTGAATATCTTGAATCATACGCAAAGAAATTTGAGATCAATCCTCAGTTCAATTCCCCTGTTCAGTCTGCGAGGTACGAAGAGACCAGTGGCCTGTGGAGGGTGAAGACCGCCGAGGTTGAGTACATTTGCCGGTGGCTCGTGGTGGCTACCGGCGAAAACGCTGAATGTGTGATGCCGGAGATCGAAGGCCTTGGTGAATTCAAAGGAGATGTTATGCATGCTGCTGAGTACAAGTCAGGGGAAAGCTTCAGGGGAAAGAAAGTTCTTGTTGTGGGGTGTGGAAACTCCGGCATGGAGGTTTCTCTTGACCTCGCAAACCACCATGCTTCACCTTCCATGGTTGTTCGTAGCTCG GTTCATGTTTTACCAAGAGAAATCTTTGGGAAATCAACGTTTGAGTTGGCGGTTATGATGCTGCAATGGCTACCCCTTTGGCTTGTAGACAAGCTTCTGTTGATTCTAACATGGTTTGTTCTGGGTAACACAAATAGATTGGGGCTGAAAAGGCCATCACAAGGTCCATTGGAGCTGAAGAACACAATGGGAAAAACCCCTGTTTTAGACATTGGTGCCTTAGAGAAAATCAGATCCGGTGACATCAACGTTGTGCCAGGAATCAAGAGGTTTAATAAACATGAGGTTGAGCTTGTTAATGGTGAAAAGCTTGACATTGATGCAGTTGTTCTTGCAACTGGTTACCGCAGCAATGTCCCTTCTTGGCTTCAG GAAGGTGAATTCTTCTCCAAGAATGGATACCCAAAGATGCCATTTCCTCATGGTTGGAAAGGGAAAGCTGGTCTTTATGCTGTGGGGTTCACAAAGAGAGGGCTCTCTGGTGCTTCATCTGATGCTATGAAAATATCTCAAGATATTGGTCAAGTTTGGAAAGAAGAGACcaaacaaaagaaacagaacaaCAATAGAGCTTACCATAGACGTTGCATTTCACAGTTCTAA